Proteins from a genomic interval of Caldicellulosiruptor diazotrophicus:
- a CDS encoding phosphatidate cytidylyltransferase: protein MKQRIITAIWGIALVALANFLGGIWLKIFSALVAAVALYEFYSLFRIERYMFYLSITLSTFIIFSNLNISSKILFLFVFLFLLALIESFKNRIASQNIIYVIFSFIYIVFPILLLVMLREFENGKKLIWVPYLVCWLSDTFAYFAGLTLGKRRIWTSISPKKSLEGFFGAMVGGVLAVWFYKFGLSGKNFDLSTMLISATEGMILSVVAHTGDLFASMLKRQQQKKDFGSILPGHGGVLDRFDSLIMVTPIIYFLAKFGLF from the coding sequence ATGAAACAGAGGATAATCACTGCTATCTGGGGAATAGCGTTGGTAGCTTTGGCAAACTTTCTTGGTGGTATTTGGCTGAAGATTTTTAGTGCTCTTGTTGCAGCAGTTGCTTTGTATGAATTTTATAGTTTGTTTAGAATAGAAAGATATATGTTCTATTTGAGCATAACATTGAGTACCTTTATTATTTTTAGCAATCTTAATATTAGCAGCAAAATATTATTTTTGTTTGTTTTCCTTTTTCTACTTGCTTTAATAGAAAGCTTTAAAAACAGGATAGCTTCACAAAATATAATTTATGTAATATTTTCTTTTATTTACATAGTTTTTCCCATTTTGTTATTAGTAATGTTAAGAGAATTTGAAAATGGGAAAAAACTAATATGGGTTCCTTACCTTGTATGCTGGCTTTCAGATACTTTTGCGTATTTTGCTGGCCTTACACTTGGAAAAAGAAGAATATGGACAAGTATTAGTCCTAAAAAAAGTTTAGAAGGCTTTTTTGGAGCAATGGTTGGAGGTGTGCTTGCTGTTTGGTTTTATAAGTTTGGACTTTCTGGCAAGAATTTTGATTTATCAACCATGCTTATAAGTGCAACAGAAGGTATGATACTATCTGTTGTTGCACACACAGGCGATTTGTTTGCTTCAATGCTAAAAAGACAGCAGCAGAAAAAGGATTTTGGCTCTATTTTGCCAGGACATGGTGGTGTGCTTGACAGGTTCGACAGCTTAATCATGGTCACACCAATAATCTATTTTCTTGCAAAATTTGGATTATTTTAA